Proteins from one Ictidomys tridecemlineatus isolate mIctTri1 chromosome 14, mIctTri1.hap1, whole genome shotgun sequence genomic window:
- the Asb5 gene encoding ankyrin repeat and SOCS box protein 5 isoform X3, which translates to MSRIYLNSGWLEVPWGDGDLGSWADRSPLHEAASQGRLLALRTLLSQGYNVNAVTIDQVTPLHEACLGDHVACARALLEAGANVNAITIDGVTPLFNACSQGSASCTELLLEYGAKAQLESCLPSPTHEAASKGHHECLDILISWGVDVDQDVPHLGTPLYVACMSQQFHCIWRLLYAGADVQKGKYWDTPLHAAAQQSSTEIVNLLLEFGADINAKNTELLRPIDVSTSNSMVERILLQHEATPSSLCQLCRLCIRNCIGRPRLHLIPQLQLPTLLQNFLQYR; encoded by the exons GTTCCTGGGCAGATCGATCACCACTACATGAAGCTGCAAGTCAAGGTCGTCTTCTTGCTCTGAGAACATTATTATCACag GGTTATAATGTGAATGCAGTCACTATAGACCAAGTCACCCCATTACACGAAGCCTGCCTGGGAGATCACGTGGCCTGTGCCAGAGCTCTTCTGGAAGCTGGAGCTAAT GTAAATGCAATCACAATAGATGGTGTGACTCCGTTATTCAATGCATGCTCGCAAGGCAGTGCCAGCTGTACAGAACTTCTTTTGGAATATGGTGCGAAGGCCCAGCTGGAGTCCTGTCTTCCATCTCCCACACATGAGGCTGCCAGTAAAG GTCACCATGAATGTCTCGACATACTGATATCCTGGGGCGTAGATGTTGACCAAGATGTTCCTCATTTGGGAACTCCTCTCTATGTAGCTTGCATGTCACAGCAATTCCATTGCATCTGGAGACTTCTTTATGCCG GCGCTGATGTACAAAAAGGCAAATATTGGGATACTCCATTACATGCTGCTGCTCAACAATCCAGTACAGAAATTGTAAATTTACTATTAGAATTTGGAGCAGATATCAATGCCAAAAATACAGAGCTTCTGCGACCTATAGATGTATCTACATCTAACAGTATGGTAGAGAGAATACTGCTTCAACATGAAG CTACCCCAAGTTCTCTCTGCCAACTCTGCCGACTCTGTATCCGAAATTGCATAGGAAGACCAAGATTACATCTTATCCCACAGCTCCAGTTGCCAACATTATTGCAGAATTTCTTGCAGTATCGATAA